In Chitinophaga sp. HK235, a single window of DNA contains:
- the xylA gene encoding xylose isomerase yields MSITLGNHEYFKGIGKISYEGPQSDNPLAYKWYDENRIIAGKSMKELFRFAVSYWHTFCGTGADPFGPGTKNFPWLASTDAEQSAKDKMDAAFEFITKLGLPYYCFHDVDLIDEGADLATYEKRMQLIVDYARQKQAASGVKLLWGTANVFSHPRYMNGAATNPDFTVVTYAGTQVKNALDATIALGGENYVFWGGREGYMTLLNTDMKREQEHLARFLSMARDYARKQGFKGTFFIEPKPCEPTKHQYDFDSATVIGFLRQYGLEKDFKLNIEVNHATLAGHTFQHELQVAADAGMLGSIDANRGDAQNGWDTDQFPTNLNELIESMLIILEAGGFSGGGVNFDAKTRRNSTDLEDIFHAHIGGIDTFARAAVIAEKILTQTSYKKFRRDRYASFDTGKGREFEEGKLSLEDLRHLAFAGGAPVQISGKQEWLENLINSCIF; encoded by the coding sequence ATGAGCATCACACTTGGAAATCACGAATATTTTAAAGGTATAGGAAAGATCAGCTACGAAGGACCGCAGTCTGACAATCCACTCGCCTATAAGTGGTATGATGAAAACCGGATCATTGCAGGAAAATCCATGAAGGAACTTTTCCGCTTTGCAGTCAGTTACTGGCACACCTTCTGTGGTACCGGCGCTGATCCCTTCGGACCGGGCACCAAAAATTTCCCCTGGCTTGCATCCACGGATGCTGAACAAAGCGCAAAAGACAAGATGGACGCCGCGTTTGAGTTTATCACCAAATTGGGATTGCCCTACTACTGCTTTCATGATGTAGATCTGATTGATGAAGGCGCAGATCTTGCTACCTACGAAAAACGTATGCAGCTGATAGTAGACTATGCCCGCCAGAAGCAGGCAGCCAGTGGCGTTAAGCTGCTCTGGGGTACGGCCAACGTATTCAGCCATCCAAGGTATATGAACGGTGCTGCCACCAATCCTGACTTCACCGTAGTGACCTACGCCGGCACACAGGTGAAAAATGCATTGGATGCCACCATAGCATTGGGTGGAGAGAATTATGTTTTCTGGGGAGGCCGTGAAGGATACATGACATTGCTGAATACGGACATGAAACGGGAGCAGGAGCATCTGGCGCGCTTCCTGTCCATGGCCCGTGACTACGCGCGGAAGCAGGGCTTCAAAGGAACATTCTTTATTGAACCTAAACCCTGCGAACCTACCAAGCACCAGTACGATTTTGACAGCGCCACTGTAATCGGTTTCCTGCGCCAGTATGGGCTGGAAAAGGACTTTAAATTGAATATTGAAGTAAACCACGCTACGCTGGCGGGTCATACTTTCCAGCATGAACTGCAGGTGGCAGCAGATGCCGGTATGCTGGGCAGCATCGATGCCAACCGCGGCGATGCGCAGAATGGCTGGGATACGGACCAGTTTCCGACAAACCTGAATGAACTCATCGAAAGTATGCTCATCATCCTGGAAGCCGGAGGATTCTCCGGCGGAGGCGTGAACTTTGACGCCAAAACCCGGCGTAATTCGACAGACCTGGAAGATATATTCCATGCGCATATCGGAGGCATAGATACTTTTGCGCGGGCCGCCGTAATTGCAGAAAAAATATTGACACAAACGTCCTATAAAAAATTTCGCCGGGACCGCTACGCCTCATTTGATACAGGCAAAGGCCGGGAATTTGAAGAAGGGAAGCTTTCACTCGAAGACCTCCGCCACCTGGCCTTCGCGGGAGGAGCACCGGTACAGATCAGTGGAAAGCAGGAGTGGCTGGAGAATCTTATCAACAGTTGTATCTTTTAG